Part of the Crossiella cryophila genome, CGGTGGCTCTTCTGAGAACCGATTTCTTCCGAGCTCACGACGCTCCACTGCTTGTGAAAGACCACCCCGGGAAACCGCGGTGGCAATTCACCACGCCGCTATCCACCAGGGGAAGTTGGACCGGAGGGGACGGTAACGAGTTCCTGGTTGAATACGACACCTTCCATACCGAGGAGTTCTCCCGCCCGAGCGCGGGGAGATTAACACGGACGCTGGCTTCGTTACCAGCCCCAACGAATGCGCATAAACACAGAAGACGCGAAACCATACCAGCGAGCCCTACCCGGAGCCCAGACCCGATTGGCGGGTATTGCACCCCTGGGTCCGTCACCTGCGCTTTTTCCACACGTAACCTGGATCACTCCCGGTCATCGGACGACGTCGGCACGTGTCGATCATGCCCTAAGTCCCTCGGACGGCGGTCGCGCCCCGGCCACCGGCCGCACTAGCGCTCCCCTGCCCGCCGACGCCCGGTCGGGCAGTAGCACAATGCCCAACGGACGAGCGTGATCGCGGTCACGAAGCAAGAGAGAATCACGCACGGGTGTTCTCCACAGCCTTTCCGAATAAAACGTGAGCAGTTTTCAACTCTCTTTGCGAGGATCCGCCCCATGAAGTCCGCCATCCGCCACATCACCGTCAACTGCCCCCACCCCCTGGAGCCCTACGCCCTGGCCCAGTTCTGGAGCGCGACCCTCGGTCACCCGGTCCACCCCGACGACCAGCCCGGCGACGACGAGATCCTGATCGACCTCCCCCACTCCCCCGGCCTGCTCTTCATCCGGGTCCCCGACCCCAAACCCACCACCCGCAACCGCCTCCACCTGGACCTCCAGCCCGAACTACCCCGGGATGAGGAGGTGCAGCGACTGGTGGACCTGGGCGCGACCTTCGTCGACGACCAGCGCACGGCGGACGGCCGGGGCTGGGTGGTGCTGGCCGACCCAGCGGGCAATGAGTTCTGCGTCGAGCGCAGCGCGGCGGAACGCGAATCCCCCTGACCACCACACCCGGCAGCCACACGCCCGACCTCGACCTCAACCTCGACTGACCGCAGCCCCGGCTCACCAAGCCCCACCCGAACCCGGCCCCGCGCCGACACCTCTCAGTCGACCGCGCCCCGCCAGGTCACCTCAACCTCCGGCACCCCCAGGAACACCACCGTCTCCGCCAACTGCTCGTCCTGGTCCTTGGCCAGATCGCCGTGCAACTGGACACCCGGAGTCGGGTTCCCACGGTGCTTCAACAGGACGACCTGACGACCGGAGGGCAGGGTGAGAGCGGTGGCCTTGCAGTTGTCAAGGTCGGTGTAGTGATCGCCGAACTGGATGCCGGCGCGGGTGGTCAGCTCGTGCGGCTCGATCGCGAGCACGGCGATGGCGGTGACCTCGTAGTATGGCCAGGGAACCGCGGTGGGCTCGGCGGGCTTGGCAGGTGGTTCGGTCATCGTCTTATCATCCGTTGGGATGAATGATCGAAACATGAAGGCAACCAAAATCGGGGTTTCTGCGTTCCGCAGAGGAACGGTGGCGGCGGCGGGCAGGACCGGAGCACGCGCCACGCCCTGGGGCAGGTAAGCAGGGTCGGGTAGGGCAGGCAGGGTGTCGGGTAGGGCGGCGGGGTCGGGCAAGGCAGGCAGCCGCGGCTAGCCGGGTAGATGGGCAGGCCCGGTCGGCGGGGTGGGTGGGCAGGCCGCGGTCGAGGACTGGGTGGGCCGGACTGCATGTGGCGCGGCAGGCTGCCTGGTTCGGGGAGAAGAGCGGCGTGGGCCGGGCTGGGGCGGCGCTGGTCCGGCGAAGTGAGTGGCCGTGGCCCAGGAGATGGGCAGCCCTGGCCGGGGAGGCATGCAGCCCTGGGGTCGGGAGAGCGGTAGCACTCGGGAGATTGGCAGCAGGGCAGGCGCCGGAGGCAATCGTCGATCGGCGACTCAGCTGACAAGAGGTGGCTGCGGCCGCGCGCCCGCCTTCGGCATCACCCACATTCGGCCTCCGGGCCGATCCGGCTCCGGGCCGCTGGGTTCCGGGCGCGGGTTCGGCGATCGGGTGCGGGCCCAGGCGCAAGCTCAGGCGCGGCGCGAGGCGGGGCGCGAGGCGGGGCGCGGCGCGAGGCGGGGCGCGAGGCGGGGCGCGGCGCGAGGCGGGGCGCGGCGGGGCGGGGATCGAGTGTGGGCTCGGGGTGCGGTGCGCGCGGGTTCTGGGGGCATGCACGGGTTCCGAGCGGGGAGTCGGGGTCGGGCGATCTGGCTGGGCCTCGAGGTGGGGTTGAGGGCGTGTCTGGTGTCGCGGGGTGGCCGCCCGGCTGGGGGACTGAGCCCTGCTTCGACTTGTCCGCTTCTCGGTCCGCCGGGGTCGCTCCGAGCCTCCGGCCGGGCCGGGCCGCACCAACCGCACGGCCCCTGCGTGGTGCCACGACGGACGGCCACTGAGGTGGAGCAGGTTGGGTGGAGCGGACCGGACGTGGAGCGGGCTCGGCGACCCGAGGTGGAGCCTGGTCGGCGGGACGGCTGGTGGGGCAGCCGGGTGGTTGGGTCAGGAGGCCGGGATTGTGTCGATGAACTGGGTGCCTGCGGCTCGGTGGTTGTTGATCTGTTGCTGGACCTGGGCCGGGGACAGGATCTGGTTGCGGGCGAAGTAGATCCAGTCTGCTTGTTGGTGGTAGCGGCGGTCTGGGCCTGCTCCGTTGAGGTCGATG contains:
- a CDS encoding VOC family protein, yielding MKSAIRHITVNCPHPLEPYALAQFWSATLGHPVHPDDQPGDDEILIDLPHSPGLLFIRVPDPKPTTRNRLHLDLQPELPRDEEVQRLVDLGATFVDDQRTADGRGWVVLADPAGNEFCVERSAAERESP